One genomic segment of Francisella persica ATCC VR-331 includes these proteins:
- a CDS encoding lysophospholipid acyltransferase family protein, with product MNNNKLSPKNWGIWIVVGIMNCGSKLPLFTHKYIVLAIGFIIKPFLKGRNDITRENLKIAFPEKSNKEIKKLVKKSYYSMVLSGAETTAAWFLSKKRFNKIEFEWESGSRERFEKYHNDPEKKLIILGFHFHCIEIIGRYMGQEFPPFTVMYQKNSNDLIEDLIKEYRERSLYKCLDSKNFVSVIRSLKKGYTMWYAPDQDFGLESTGLENSVFAPFFGKLCSTLTVTPWLAQKTGAIVIPAYYVREKCLKKYKIVTGEPFGFTGDAYKDAEMTNKFLEDAVRKYPEQYLWQHRRYRTRPNGEPQIY from the coding sequence ATGAATAATAACAAGCTTAGTCCTAAAAATTGGGGGATTTGGATTGTAGTTGGTATAATGAACTGCGGCTCTAAATTACCTCTGTTTACTCATAAATACATAGTTTTAGCTATTGGATTTATCATTAAACCTTTTTTAAAAGGTCGGAATGATATCACTCGGGAAAACCTTAAGATAGCATTTCCTGAGAAATCTAATAAAGAAATAAAAAAACTAGTTAAAAAAAGTTATTATTCTATGGTACTATCTGGGGCTGAGACCACAGCAGCATGGTTTCTTTCTAAAAAAAGGTTTAATAAGATAGAGTTTGAATGGGAATCAGGCTCTAGGGAAAGATTCGAAAAATATCACAACGACCCTGAAAAAAAACTAATTATCTTAGGTTTTCACTTTCATTGTATCGAGATAATTGGTAGATATATGGGGCAAGAGTTCCCACCTTTTACAGTAATGTATCAAAAAAATAGTAATGACCTTATAGAAGATTTAATTAAAGAATATCGTGAAAGAAGTCTGTACAAATGTCTTGACAGTAAAAACTTTGTTTCTGTGATTAGAAGTCTAAAAAAAGGTTATACGATGTGGTACGCTCCTGATCAAGACTTTGGCTTAGAAAGCACTGGATTAGAAAATTCAGTGTTTGCTCCTTTCTTTGGAAAATTATGCTCGACTTTAACTGTGACTCCTTGGCTTGCACAAAAGACAGGAGCTATTGTAATTCCTGCATACTATGTTAGAGAAAAATGTCTAAAAAAATATAAAATAGTTACTGGAGAACCTTTCGGGTTTACAGGAGACGCCTATAAAGATGCTGAAATGACAAATAAATTCCTAGAGGATGCTGTAAGAAAATATCCAGAACAATACTTGTGGCAACATCGTCGCTACAGAACTAGACCAAACGGCGAGCCTCAAATATATTAG
- a CDS encoding type IV pilin protein, translating into MLDKKGFSLVELMVVIAIIAILASIGIPIYNNYLLRNHRSEATSEILSAASAADNYEIRYGYFPSGSNISSFYHANTQNNYYNLTYCSGEQQCPNVSYAITATAQGAQTADTPCTHIEIEVNGGIVNKTPAECWN; encoded by the coding sequence ATGTTAGATAAAAAAGGCTTTTCTTTAGTTGAATTAATGGTAGTAATAGCAATCATAGCTATTCTTGCATCTATAGGTATACCTATATATAACAACTATCTACTAAGAAACCACCGTAGTGAAGCAACATCAGAAATATTATCTGCTGCAAGTGCCGCTGATAATTATGAAATCCGCTATGGTTATTTTCCTTCAGGGAGTAACATCAGTAGTTTTTATCACGCAAATACACAAAATAATTATTATAACCTTACGTATTGTTCTGGAGAACAACAATGCCCTAATGTAAGCTATGCAATAACAGCTACAGCACAAGGCGCACAAACAGCTGATACACCATGTACACATATTGAGATTGAGGTTAATGGTGGCATAGTTAATAAAACCCCTGCTGAATGTTGGAATTAA
- the efp gene encoding elongation factor P, whose amino-acid sequence MASYSTNEFKGGLKVLIDGNPMVIVENEFVKPGKGQAFNRVKLKNLLNNRVVEKTFKSGESVEAADVEELTTIYSYFDGDSYVFIHPETFEQYMVSEEALGETKKWLKDQDEYKVVLFNGQIISIIAPNFVNLEIVETDHGLKGDTAGTGGKPATLSTGAVIRVPLFVQTGEVIKVDTRTSTYVSRVKD is encoded by the coding sequence ATGGCTAGTTATAGTACTAATGAGTTTAAAGGTGGCTTAAAAGTTTTAATTGACGGTAATCCAATGGTTATAGTTGAGAATGAGTTTGTCAAGCCTGGTAAAGGTCAAGCATTTAATAGAGTTAAGCTTAAAAACTTGCTTAATAACAGAGTAGTTGAAAAAACTTTTAAATCTGGTGAATCTGTAGAAGCCGCAGATGTAGAGGAACTAACAACTATATATTCATACTTTGATGGCGATAGCTATGTATTTATACACCCTGAGACATTTGAGCAATATATGGTTTCTGAAGAAGCTCTTGGTGAGACAAAAAAATGGCTTAAAGATCAAGATGAATATAAAGTAGTTCTTTTTAATGGTCAGATTATTTCAATTATTGCGCCAAATTTTGTAAACCTTGAGATCGTAGAAACAGATCATGGTTTAAAAGGTGATACTGCTGGAACAGGAGGTAAACCTGCAACACTATCAACTGGTGCTGTTATTAGAGTTCCTCTTTTTGTACAAACTGGTGAGGTTATAAAAGTTGATACGAGAACATCAACTTATGTATCCAGAGTCAAGGATTAA
- the orn gene encoding oligoribonuclease produces MQSDNLIWIDLEMTGLDVDNCRIIEIASIITNKDLNIIAEAEPIAIYQPNEVLATMNEWCIKNHGETGLTQRVKDSEISTEAAEQQVLEFIKKFVPYQSSPLCGNSIWQDRRFLAKYMPKIDDYCHYRMLDVTTLKLLNQYWGDGKVFEKKNTHKALDDIRESIAELKFYRQKLLSI; encoded by the coding sequence ATGCAATCAGATAATCTAATTTGGATTGATCTTGAAATGACAGGTCTTGATGTTGATAACTGTAGAATTATCGAAATAGCCTCAATTATTACCAATAAAGACCTGAATATAATTGCTGAAGCTGAGCCAATTGCAATCTATCAACCTAATGAAGTTTTAGCCACTATGAATGAGTGGTGTATAAAAAATCATGGTGAAACAGGTCTTACACAAAGAGTTAAAGATAGTGAAATCTCTACAGAAGCTGCAGAACAACAGGTCTTAGAATTTATAAAAAAGTTTGTACCGTACCAAAGCTCACCTTTATGCGGTAATTCAATTTGGCAAGACAGGAGATTTCTTGCAAAATATATGCCAAAGATAGATGATTACTGTCACTATAGAATGCTAGATGTCACGACCCTAAAACTACTTAATCAGTATTGGGGCGATGGTAAAGTTTTTGAGAAAAAAAATACTCATAAAGCTTTAGATGATATTCGTGAATCAATTGCTGAGCTGAAATTTTACCGACAAAAACTTTTATCAATTTAA